ACGCTGGCTCCAAACCTGGGTTCCGCTTCTTACGGTGGCTGATAGCAGGTCTCCTGGGGTTCAGGGTCACCACCTGGAAGCTGGGGCTATGAGGCACCCGCGAGGCTGCCAGGAGAGGCCAGGGGCCACGACTGCCCTAGTGGGCATCAGGCCAGGAGCGCCCATCACACACCCCTTGGGCGGGACAGCCCTGGATCCCGGGTGCCCAGCCAGCTGACCCTCCTCCCCGACGTGCCGCTTCCCGGTTCTCAGGGGTCTTTCAAGTGTGGTCCCTGTCGCCTGGGCTTCCTGGGGAACCAGAGCCAGGGCTGCCTCCCAGCCCGCACCTGCCACAGCCCAGCCCATAGCCCCTGCCACGTCCACGCGCACTGTCTCTTTGAGCGCAACGGAGCAGTGTCCTGCGCGGTGAGCTGGGCCTGGGGCTTGGAGAACAGGGGCCGGGCCGTGAGCCTGCATGGGGCCTGGGATGGGGACCTGTGTGGGAAGGGGCCCGGGAGCCACCTGGGGAGGACGAGGCCTGGAGCGGGAAAAGGCCGGGTTTGGCCCTCCCTCATTCCTACCCTCCCCGTGGCCCAGTGTAACGTGGGCTGGGCTGGGAACGGGAACGTGTGTGGGACCGACACAGACATCGACGGCTACCCGGACCAGGCCCTGCCGTGCATGGACAACAACAAGCACTGCAAGCAGGTGTGCGGCCAGTGGCCAGGGGTGGGGCCGGCGGGCAGCTGTgagcaggctggggcaggggggagcACGCAGGCAGGGGTGGGTGCCCAGGCTGGGGCcggtgggcaggggtgggcatCCAGCGGGGGCAGGGTTGAGCCGCCCAGGCTGGGTCAGGCCACAACCCCACCGGGGTTCCTCCCCCACCTTTAGGACAATTGCCTTTTGACACCCAACTCTGGGCAGGAAGACGCGGACAATGACGGTGTGGGGGACCAGTGTGATGAGGACGCTGATGGGGACGGAATCAAGAACGTGGAGGTGGCTCCTGGTGGCCCTGTCCCTTGCggctcctctgctcctctctatGCCTTGTCCCATAACCCTGTCCCCTCTTGGTCTCTGCTGGCGCTGCAGGAAGGGCCCCAGGGCTCCCATTTGGGCGTAGACCCTGTGCCAGGATGAGATGgattctggggggtgggggcgcaggGTGACTGCAGACGTGGGCACGGGGATGGGGTGTGGGTAGGTGCCCAGGGGCGTAAGGGCGGCCTGACTCTTCCTCTCACCCCAGGACAACTGCCGACTGTTCCCCAACAAGGACCAGCAAAACTCTGACACAGACTCCTTTGGGGATGCCTGTGACAACTGCCCCAACGTCCCCAACAATGACCAGAAGGACACGGACGGCAACGGGGAAGGGGACGCGTGTgacaatgacgtggatggagatGGTGCCACTGGGGGACTGCGAGGCCCGAGCAGTGGGAAGGGGGCGTGGCTGGGCGGTCTAAGCGCCACAGGGGTGGCCTGGGTGGGCAAAGTGCCCTGGGAATGGGGGGGGGCAGAGCGAGGCAGGAGAGGGCTAGGGGGTGTCCTCTGCGTGGGACGCCAGCTCCAGAAGAGAGCGTGACCTGTTGTAGCGACAGGCTTGTGTCCCCTGCATGCCTCGTAGGCATCCCCAACGGACTGGACAATTGCCCTAAGGTCCCGAACCCACTGCAGACTGACAGGGACGAAGACGGGGTGGGAGATGCCTGCGACAGCTGCCCTGAAATGAGCAACCCTACCCAGGtactggggcaggggagggcgggCCCTGGGGTGAGGCCAAGGCCCTTCCTGTGGGAAGTGGTCCGCCAGGAGGTGGAGAGAACAGGcgtcgctctctctctcagacagaTGCCGACAGCGACCTGGTGGGGGACGTCTGTGACACCAACGAGGACAGGTAGGGCCAAGACACAGACGGTCCTCCCCGGGTTCCTTCACTTTCTCGTGGCACGGGGTTTCCTGGGTGGTTTAGCCTGGATTCTCCACTCCTGTTGGGCAGGAAGCCCCCCGCCCCAAGTCTAGCCTCTACTCCTGCTGCCGGACGTTCGCCTCACCTGGCTGGCTGGGGCGCACTTCCCCGACTTCTGAGCAGAAGATGGGGAATGGATGTGGTACTTTTAGAGCCTTTATTCGGTGCCTGTCCTGGGCAGTGATGGGGATGGACATCAGGACACCAAGGACAACTGCCCAGAGCTGCCAAACAGCTCCCAGCTGGACTCAGACAACGACGGACTCGGAGACGAGTGTGACGGGGATGACGACAATGACGGGGTCCCAGACTACGTGCCTCCGGGTCCTGACAACTGCCGCCTTGTCCCCAACCCCAATCAGAAGGACTCAGACGGTGAGGCCGGGGTCCCGCAGAGGCCTGCACTGGTGGGGGCCCTGCCCAGGGCGGGGTGGCAGGGGCCACGGGGGCTAAGCCAGGAAGGCGAGGCCCGATGGCCGGTGTGGTGGTGTCCAGAGCCCACCGCCAGGCCTTCCTGAGCCCCTGGCCTCGCTCTGCCCAGGCAATGGCGTTGGTGATGTGTGTGAGGATGACTTCGACAATGACGCAGTGGCCGACCCCCTGGACGTGTGCCCCGAGAGTGCAGAGGTGACCTTAACGGATTTCCGGGCCTATCAGACCGTCGTCCTGGACCCTGAGGGAGACGCTCAGATCGACCCAAACTGGGTTGTGCTCAACCAGGTGCTGCAGCCACGGGCTGGGCAGGTGCTGCCAGGCTGCCGGGTGGGGCCCTGGTGGGGCGGGGTCTCTGGAAcaaggttttcttctttcctgcacTCCACCAGGGCATGGAAATCGTTCAGACCATGAACAGTGACCCTGGCTTGGCGGTTGGTATGTACGGGGCACCCGGTTCCAACACTTCCACCTGAAGGAAGCCtacaggggcagggggcaggggccaaGCTGAGCACACGCCTCACAGGCGTTGCTTCCCACCCCGAGTGCACCGTGGGCCATTAGTGGCTTTGCAACCCCTGACCCagatcccacccacccccaggatACACGGCCTTCAACGGTGTGGACTTTGAAGGCACCTTTCACGTGAACACGGTGACTGATGATGACTACGCAGGCTTCCTCTTCAGCTATCAGGACAGCGGCCGCTTCTACGTGGTCATGTGGAAGCAGACGGAGCAGACCTACTGGCAGGCCACACCCTTCCGGGCTGTCGCTCAGCCAGGGCTGCAGCTCAAGGTCGGCAGCCCCCGggagcccccagcccagggccctcaCCCCAAGCCTGCCCAAGCTTCCCCCACTGCCCGAGTGGGAACTCTCTCAGACCTCTGGCCTGGAGATTGGCTTCCAGGGGACTCCAGAACATGCTCCCGACCCCCTGGACTTCCTTTTCCAGCTGTGCTTACTGGCCTGCTGATTGGGTGCCACGGTTGACCCCCTGTCTTTGCCAATACTCTCCAGGCGGTGACGTCTGTGTCAGGCCCCGGTGAGCACCTCCGCAATGCCCTGTGGCACACTGGCCACACCCCCGATCAGGTCCGGCTGCTGTGGACTGACCCCCGAAACGTGGGCTGGCGGGACAAGACTTCCTACCGCTGGCAGCTGCTGCACCGGCCTCAAGTGGGCTACATCCGGTGAGGGGAGGAGCTGAGCCCTGCGGAGGGGGCACCCCAGGCCCGGCCTGGCTTCTCCTTTAGCTGGGACTCCCCACAGGCTGCCCCTGCACTCTGCTCTTCGGTGCCCTGGGCCCTGGACTGGGACTGGGGccacttccctctctgccctccaccaGGGATGTCCCACCTCAGCCCTGTTCCGGGCTCGTGCTCCCCAGGACCCACAGGCGATGTGGGGCCGTTTTCCCTTCTGTAAGGTGAGGGCATGTGTGGGAGCCTGTAAACCACAGGACAGTCCCTGGACAGGCCCGTCCCCTCCGACCCCGTCCGTGCTACATCCCAGAAGCCGCCCCATCACCACGTCTGACCTGGAAGGGGTCGTTATTTGCAGAAGAGTAAACCAAGGCCCAGACTGCACACCTCTGAGCAGCAGGGCTAGGACTTCTCAGTCGGGCGCTGTGGTCACCCCTGCGCGCTTCCTAGTCAGCAGGGATgacggggaagggaggggaaatggCAAGAGCCCGGAGCCCCGGGTCCAGGGACTTGGGCTGGTTTCCCTTTAAGGTGCCTGGGGCTGCAGGGTGCCAGGGCAGGGGATGAGGGAGGGGGGACTAGAGCCTGGGAAGCGGGTGACTTCACCCCCCAGCCCATTGTGCTCATTGTCATGGCAACCCAATCCTCGCCTGGAATGCGGCTGGTGCTTTGAGATGCAAAGGGGGCTGACAAAGAGGCAGGGGCCCCGGGCCTGAGAAAGCCCccgtccctccccttcccttcctccctctccctccttccgtTCTCTCTGGCCCAGTGAGCTCCAGGGGGGTTGGGGATGAGCAGGGGCCTGGGCTTGATGGCCCAGTGCCCACTGGCCTCCTAGCACCCACGGACGCCCCTGTCCTGGGCAGGGTGAAGCTCTATGAGGGTCCTCAGCTGGTGGCGGACTCCGGGGTGATCATCGACACAGCCATGCGGGGAGGCCGTCTGGGCGTATTCTGCTTCTCTCAAGAAAATATCATTTGGTCCAATCTCCAGTATCGATGCAATGGTGAGGCTCCAGACCCCTTTGGCCTGACCTTCCATACGCCCAGGTGGGAGGGTCCTGTCTTCTGACCTCAGTCATTTCTCCACCTCAGACACGGTGCCCGAGGACTTTGAGCCGTTCCGGAGGCAGCTGCTCCAGGGAACCGTGTGAAGAGGCGGCCCGGCGGGATTCCGAATCCGGATTTTAGACCCTCTGGCCTTGGCGTCCATCCTGGAGACCCTGGGGTCTAACTTACAGCCACTCAAGCAAACACAGACCCTCCTCCGGCACCCACAGGAGTTCCACCCCAGAAGGGTGGTGACCCCATGGTTCAGGAGTTGGGAAGTTTTCAAGGGTATTCTTCTCAGGCACTAACCCCAGGAAAGAGAACAGCACGTTGCCATAAAGGTCCAGTGGTTTTCTAAGCTAGTGCTTGTTGCTTCTTTTAGGGGTTTTCCACGGTggtgtggggagcaggaaggaacaAGGCGGGCGGGAAAGGGGGCTGGTCGGATGAAAGCTGGAGCTCTACAGAAGTGTGGCTGCGCGCGGGCGGGTGAAGGAGGAGAGGCTGGCCCGGGAAATGGCTAAGTCCTCCCAGACCCACTTACTCACTcacggcggcagcggcggcactCCAGTCCGTCTTAGGTCGTCCGGCTCGACAGCCAGGAGGGCTGGAGCTGGCCCGCTCGGGGCGAGAGGGAggccggggggccgggggggccgGAGGCCGGGACGAGTGCAATATTGGCGGGGGAAAGAACAACACTGCACCGCGTCCCGTCCCTCCGGCCCGCCCGGGGCCCGGGATCCCGCTCCGCACCGCCCGGGGCCCGGGATCCCGCTCCGCACCGCCTGCGGCGTGCCGGGCCAGCCCCAGAACCGGGGCCGCGCCGGGGAGCTGGGTCCCGCCGGAGGCCAGAGACTTGGCGCCTGGGCGAGGGGGGAGGGGACGGCGGGGAGGGTGGTGGCCGGAGGGGAGGCCGCGGTGGCCCGGAAAGCCGCTTTCCGACTCCCAGCCGCTGCGCGCGCTTGCTCTTTAAATACTCGGAGCGCGCGGCGCGGAGCCGTCGCCATGGTGACGCGTGTCCCAGCAACGCGACTGAATGGCTGTTGCCTGGCAACGCCGGGGCAGACGTTTTGGGGCCGCCCACTTCGATGCTCGGGCTTTCTCCCGCGGGCGGGTGGGGGGCTTCGGCGCCCCTCGGACCCGCGCGCCCCGCTCGAAGCCGCGCCCCCCTCGCCTCCGCCCGGCCGCCCTCCAGCCCCGCGGCCCCGAGGCGTCCTGAAGCCCCTTGTCCTGTCTGCCCTCGCCGCCACCGAGAACCGTTCCCAAGGCGGACGCAACTGGGGGGGACGGGCCTCCGGAGGGGCCGGACCCCCAAGCCCCACGTGCGCTGTGCCCCAAACGTTTCTGCCCTTCGTACTTCTCCCCCCAGCACGCCCCCTCACATACAGCCCCCTGGTCGCCACCATGTGCCTACCCGACCCCAgctgccctctgctccccatgACAGCTTGGGGCCCCCAAATCCCATTCCGTCGCCCCACCTCGTCGCTGCTGCCCAAGTGCGTCATTGCCCCGGCCCACAGCCCCTCCCACATTCCGCCGTCCTCTCCCACATACCTCCGCGCCCCCGGCACGTACCTCCCGCCCCCGGCCGCCCGCGCCTCGGGGACCCCCCAGCGCGGCCAGACCCAGCGGCGCTTCTCTGCGCTCTGCGTCCGAGCCCCTGAGCTGCGCGCGGGGACTCCCCGCCCCGCAAgcccccccggccccgcccctcgggCCGCACTGGGGCGCGCGGCTTCCCCCCGCCACCCGGGCGCTCCCAGTGTTCGCGCGCGGCCGCCGGCTCCCGGGGACCGCCAGGGGGCGGGAGAGCCCGGCCCGGGGCCGGGCGGAGGAGCAGGAAAGACCCCGGGGTCCCGCGGCGCGTGATGTGGAActttcttcccccgccccctcctcggGACAAGCCCGGGCGGGAACGCGGGCTACTGGAAAGTCCGGCAGGGGAGGGGACCGCGGGTTTCGGTGCTCTGGGTGCGGAACGGGACAGGGAGCGGCTGGGGCCGCGCGAGGAGCGGCGATTCCGggaagtggcggggggagggggtccgAAAGGGGCACCCGGTCCACCCTTTCTCGAGGCTTCCCGCTCCTCCCCACTCCGCACGGCGGGGCTTCAAGGGGCGCAGTGAGAATGGGGAGCGGGGCGAGGGACGTGAGGGGGCGCTTCCTTGGTCTGCTGCCCGGGACCCTGACCtggccccttcctctgtcccttttctCACCTTGGTTGTCGCCCTGAGGCTACAACTAGAGCCCGGGAGACCCAGGGCCTTCTGGAGCCAGGGAGTGGTTGGGAAAGGAGGAGACCGTTTGGAGAGCAAACAGATGGCCAGAGGGTTGAGTGACTGGCGCCCAAGTACCCCACCTGAGGGGTCACgaatgggtggggaggaggaggaagaagttggaggtagggaaagggggagggggcggggttTTGTCACCTGTCACCTGCTTTGGCTGAGCCTGGGGCGGGCCAGGGACCGGTATAAAGCAGCGGGCGCTTGCGACTGCCCCACCTCCGCCACAGCGCCTTGCCGGGactcctccgccccctccccaccctgccggCCTCCACCATGACACCGGGCTTCCAggcccctctcttcctcctgctcctggcaGCCCTGCAGCATCCAGGTGAGGGgcacaaggtggggaggggtctACCTTGCTCATGGGCTCTTCCCAGCCTCTCTGTGGGTTTCCTTTGCTAGCCCACGGTACCCCAAGGGGCAGATTGCAGCCAGGGGTGACCTCGTCTGTgccagaagagaggagagaggctgaGGACGTTCGGGGAGGCAGCCGCTCAGGAAAGCTGATGTCCCAGGCAGCACAGTGACCTGCAGCAAAGCCTtcggggatggggcggggggccGGAGAGGTTAGGTTTCAGGAGCGGAGAGATGGACAGCTAGGAGCAGAGCTGCCAGGAAGGAGGAGGGCGGCCTACCCAGGGTTTGGCCCACTGTCCAGATCTTCCTGCCCGTTACTGCTCAAGAAGCCAGATGGTGGATTTTCTCCTCGTTTGTCACCTACCCAACCCTGTGACCTCGACTTTTACAGCTGGCACTGCACAGTCTACTGATACCTCATTCTCGACCACCAGCTCAGCCTCGAGCTTGACCACCACCCCCGGACACCACAGCGGCCAGTCGCCGACCACCACGCCCGGACACCACAGCGGCCCGTCCCCGACCACCACCCCCGGACACCACAGCGGCCCGTCCCCGACCACCACCCCCGGACACCACAGCGGCCCGTCCCCGACCACCACGCCCGGACACCACAGCGGCCCGTCGCCGTCCACGACCCCCGGACACCACAGCGGCCCGTCCCCGACCACCACCACCGGACACCACAGCGGCCCGTCGCCGTCCACCACGCCCGGACACCACAGCGGCCCGTCCCCGACCACCACCCCCGGACACCACAGCGGCCCGTCCACGACCACCACGCCCGGACACCACAGCGGCCCGTCGCCGTCCACCACGCCCGGACACCAGAGCGGCCCGTCGCCGACCACCACGCCCGGACACCACAGCGGCCCGTCCCCGACCACCACCCCCGGACACCACAGCGGCCCGTCCCCGACCACCACCCCCGGACACCACAGCGGCCCGTCCCCGACCACCACGCCGGGACACCAAAGCGGCCCGTCCCCGACCACCACGCCGGGACACCAGAGCGGCCCGTCGCCGTCCACCACGCCCGGACACCAGAGCGGCCCGTCCCCGACCACCACGCCCGGGCACCACAGCGGCCCGTCCCCGACCACCACCACCGGACACCACAGCGGCCCATCCCCGACCACCACCACCGGACACCACAGCGGCCCGTCGCCGTCCACCACGCCCGGACACCACAGCGGCCCGTCCCCGTCCACCACGCCGGGACACCACAGCGGCCCCTCCCCGACCACCACGCCGGGACACCAGAGCGGCCCGTCGCCGTCCACCACGCCCGGACACCAGAGCGGCCCGTCCCCGACCACCACGCCCGGGCACCACAGCGGCCCGTCCCCGACCACCACGCCCGGGCACCACAGCGGCCCGTCCCCGACCACCACCACCGGACACCAGAGCGGCCCGTCCCCGACCACCACGCCCGGGCACCACAGCGGCCCGTCCCCGACCACCACGCCCGGGCACCACAGCGGCCCGTCCCCGACCACCACCACCGGACACCACAGCGGCCTGTCCCCGTCCACCACGCCGGGACACCACAGCGGCCCCTCCCCGACCACCACGCCGGGACACCAGAGCGGCCCGTCGCCGTCCACCACGCCCGGACACCAGAGCGGCCCGTCCCCGACCACCACGCCCGGGCACCAGAGCGGCCCGTCCCCGACCACCACGCCTGGGCACCACAGCGGCCCGTCCCCCACCACCACGCCCGGGCACCAGAGCGGCCCGTCCCCGACCACCACGCCCGGGCACCACAGCGGCCCGTCCCCGACCACCACGCCCGGGCACCACAGCGGCCCGTCCCCGACCACCACGCCCGGACACGAGAGCGGCCCGTCCCCGACCACCACCACCGGACACCACAGCGGCCCGTCGCCGTCCACCACGCCCGGACACCAGAGCGGCCCGTCCCCGACCACCACGCCCGGACACCAGAGCGGCCCGTCCCCGACCACCACCACCGGACATCACAGCGGCCCGTCGCCGTCCACCACGCCCGGACACCAGAGCGGCCCGTCCCCGACCACCACGCCCGGGCACCACAGCGGCCCGTCCCCGACCACCACCACCGGACACCACAGCGGCCCGTCGCCGACCACCACCACCGGACACCACAGCGGCCCGTCCCCGACCACCACCACCGGACACCACAGCGGCCCTTCGCCGTCCACCACGCCCGGACACCACAGCGGCCCGTCCCCGACCACCACCCCCGGACACCACAGCGGCCCGTCCCCGTCCACCACGCCGGGACACCACAGCGGCCCCTCCCCGACCACCACGCCGGGACACCAGAGCGGCCCGTCGCCGTCCACCACGCCCGGACACCAGAGCGGCCCGTCCCCGACCACCACGCCCGGGCACCACAGCGGCCCGTCCCCGACCACCACGCCCGGGCACCACAGCGGCCCGTCCCCGACCACCACGCCCGGACACCAGAGCGGCCCGTCCCCGACCACCACGCCCGGGCACCAGAGCGGCCCGTCCCCGACCACCACGCCCGGGCACCACAGCGGCCCGTCCCCGACCACCACCACCGGACACCACAGCGGCCTGTCGCCGTCCACCACGCCCGGACACCAGAGCGGCCCGTCCCCGACCACCACGCCCGGGCACCACAGCGGCCCGTCCCCGACCACCACCACCGGACACCACAGCGGCCTGTCGCCGTCCACCACGCCCGGACACCAGAGCGGCCCGTCCCCGACCACCACGCCCGGACACCAGAGCGGCCCGTCCCCGACCACCACCACCGGACACCACAGCGGCCTGTCGCCGTCCACCACGCCCGGACACCAGAGCGGCCCGTCCCCGACCACCACGCCCGGGCACCACAGCGGCCCGTCCCCGACCACCACCACCGGACACCACAGCGGCCCGTCCCCGACCACCACTCCCCGACACCATGGGGTCCCGACCTCGACCCGCAGCTCAGCCTCGACCTCGACCGCCACCTCCGGACAGCACGGTGGCACATCCCCGACCCACATCCCGCCCGCCAGCACCTCTCACCGTGGCCCGGAACCTCCCACGCCCTCCAATCACAGCACTTCTCCCCAGTCTCTGAGCATCTCTGTCTTCTCGCTGTCCTTTTCCATCGAGAACCGTCATTTTAACTCTTCTCTGGAAGATCCGGGCTCTAGCTACTACCAGGAGCTGCAGAGGAACATTTCTGAGCTGGTGAGTGGGTGCCCTTTCTTTCCCGGGCTCCGTGCTCCTCCCGGCAGCAGCCTCCAGGCCGCCCGACCTGTTTGCCTCAAGCCTAATTCCTTCTCTTCTCACCACAGCTTTGGCAGATTTATAAGAAGGAAGGTTTTCTGGGCCTCTTTAATATCAAATTCAGGTACCGTTCTGGGTGTGGCGCGTGCGGAGGGAGGCCGTGGGGAGGACTGGGGCCGTGGGGGGCGTCCAGCCGGAA
The window above is part of the Mustela erminea isolate mMusErm1 chromosome 17, mMusErm1.Pri, whole genome shotgun sequence genome. Proteins encoded here:
- the MUC1 gene encoding mucin-1 isoform X5 codes for the protein MTPGFQAPLFLLLLAALQHPAGTAQSTDTSFSTTSSASSLTTTPGHHSGQSPTTTPGHHSGPSPTTTPGHHSGPSPTTTPGHHSGPSPTTTPGHHSGPSPSTTPGHHSGPSPTTTTGHHSGPSPSTTPGHHSGPSPTTTPGHHSGPSTTTTPGHHSGPSPSTTPGHQSGPSPTTTPGHHSGPSPTTTPGHHSGPSPTTTPGHHSGPSPTTTPGHQSGPSPTTTPGHQSGPSPSTTPGHQSGPSPTTTPGHHSGPSPTTTTGHHSGPSPTTTTGHHSGPSPSTTPGHHSGPSPSTTPGHHSGPSPTTTPGHQSGPSPSTTPGHQSGPSPTTTPGHHSGPSPTTTPGHHSGPSPTTTTGHQSGPSPTTTPGHHSGPSPTTTPGHHSGPSPTTTTGHHSGLSPSTTPGHHSGPTGHHSGPSPSTTPGHQSGPSPTTTPGHQSGPSPTTTTGHHSGPSPSTTPGHQSGPSPTTTPGHHSGPSPTTTTGHHSGPSPTTTTGHHSGPSPTTTTGHHSGPSPSTTPGHHSGPSPTTTPGHHSGPSPSTTPGHHSGPSPTTTPGHQSGPSPSTTPGHQSGPSPTTTPGHHSGPSPTTTPGHHSGPSPTTTPGHQSGPSPTTTPGHQSGPSPTTTPGHHSGPSPTTTTGHHSGLSPSTTPGHQSGPSPTTTPGHHSGPSPTTTTGHHSGLSPSTTPGHQSGPSPTTTPGHQSGPSPTTTTGHHSGLSPSTTPGHQSGPSPTTTPGHHSGPSPTTTTGHHSGPSPTTTPRHHGVPTSTRSSASTSTATSGQHGGTSPTHIPPASTSHRGPEPPTPSNHSTSPQSLSISVFSLSFSIENRHFNSSLEDPGSSYYQELQRNISELLWQIYKKEGFLGLFNIKFRAGSVVVESSLAFRKGATDAHRVQTQLEENKKEFAAYHLSISNVRAQHVSPLSSGQSGSGVPGWGIALLVLVCVLVAFAIICVIALTVCQCRRKNCGQLDIFPARDAYHPMSEYPTYHTHGRYVPPGSRRSPYEEVSAGNGGFASVNPSTSATSANL
- the MUC1 gene encoding mucin-1 isoform X1 produces the protein MTPGFQAPLFLLLLAALQHPAGTAQSTDTSFSTTSSASSLTTTPGHHSGQSPTTTPGHHSGPSPTTTPGHHSGPSPTTTPGHHSGPSPTTTPGHHSGPSPSTTPGHHSGPSPTTTTGHHSGPSPSTTPGHHSGPSPTTTPGHHSGPSTTTTPGHHSGPSPSTTPGHQSGPSPTTTPGHHSGPSPTTTPGHHSGPSPTTTPGHHSGPSPTTTPGHQSGPSPTTTPGHQSGPSPSTTPGHQSGPSPTTTPGHHSGPSPTTTTGHHSGPSPTTTTGHHSGPSPSTTPGHHSGPSPSTTPGHHSGPSPTTTPGHQSGPSPSTTPGHQSGPSPTTTPGHHSGPSPTTTPGHHSGPSPTTTTGHQSGPSPTTTPGHHSGPSPTTTPGHHSGPSPTTTTGHHSGLSPSTTPGHHSGPSPTTTPGHQSGPSPSTTPGHQSGPSPTTTPGHQSGPSPTTTPGHHSGPTPGHHSGPSPTTTPGHHSGPSPTTTPGHESGPSPTTTTGHHSGPSPSTTPGHQSGPSPTTTPGHQSGPSPTTTTGHHSGPSPSTTPGHQSGPSPTTTPGHHSGPSPTTTTGHHSGPSPTTTTGHHSGPSPTTTTGHHSGPSPSTTPGHHSGPSPTTTPGHHSGPSPSTTPGHHSGPSPTTTPGHQSGPSPSTTPGHQSGPSPTTTPGHHSGPSPTTTPGHHSGPSPTTTPGHQSGPSPTTTPGHQSGPSPTTTPGHHSGPSPTTTTGHHSGLSPSTTPGHQSGPSPTTTPGHHSGPSPTTTTGHHSGLSPSTTPGHQSGPSPTTTPGHQSGPSPTTTTGHHSGLSPSTTPGHQSGPSPTTTPGHHSGPSPTTTTGHHSGPSPTTTPRHHGVPTSTRSSASTSTATSGQHGGTSPTHIPPASTSHRGPEPPTPSNHSTSPQSLSISVFSLSFSIENRHFNSSLEDPGSSYYQELQRNISELLWQIYKKEGFLGLFNIKFRAGSVVVESSLAFRKGATDAHRVQTQLEENKKEFAAYHLSISNVRAQHVSPLSSGQSGSGVPGWGIALLVLVCVLVAFAIICVIALTVCQCRRKNCGQLDIFPARDAYHPMSEYPTYHTHGRYVPPGSRRSPYEEVSAGNGGFASVNPSTSATSANL
- the MUC1 gene encoding mucin-1 isoform X2, which produces MTPGFQAPLFLLLLAALQHPAGTAQSTDTSFSTTSSASSLTTTPGHHSGQSPTTTPGHHSGPSPTTTPGHHSGPSPTTTPGHHSGPSPTTTPGHHSGPSPSTTPGHHSGPSPTTTTGHHSGPSPSTTPGHHSGPSPTTTPGHHSGPSTTTTPGHHSGPSPSTTPGHQSGPSPTTTPGHHSGPSPTTTPGHHSGPSPTTTPGHHSGPSPTTTPGHQSGPSPTTTPGHQSGPSPSTTPGHQSGPSPTTTPGHHSGPSPTTTTGHHSGPSPTTTTGHHSGPSPSTTPGHHSGPSPSTTPGHHSGPSPTTTPGHQSGPSPSTTPGHQSGPSPTTTPGHHSGPSPTTTPGHHSGPSPTTTTGHQSGPSPTTTPGHHSGPSPTTTPGHHSGPSPTTTTGHHSGLSPSTTPGHHSGPSPTTTPGHQSGPSPSTTPGHQSGPSPTTTPGHQSGPSPTTTPGHHSGPTPGHHSGPSPTTTPGHHSGPSPTTTPGHESGPSPTTTTGHHSGPSPSTTPGHQSGPSPTTTPGHQSGPSPTTTTGHHSGPSPSTTPGHQSGPSPTTTPGHHSGPSPTTTTGHHSGPSPTTTTGHHSGPSPTTTTGHHSGPSPSTTPGHHSGPSPTTTPGHHSGPSPSTTPGHHSGPSPTTTPGHQSGPSPSTTPGHQSGPSPTTTPGHHSGPSPTTTPGHHSGPSPTTTPGHQSGPSPTTTPGHQSGPSPTTTPGHHSGPSPTTTTGHHSGLSPSTTPGHQSGPSPTTTPGHHSGPSPTTTTGHHSGLSPSTTPGHQSGPSPTTTPGHQSGPSPTTTTGHHSGLSPSTTPGHQSGPTGHHSGPSPTTTPRHHGVPTSTRSSASTSTATSGQHGGTSPTHIPPASTSHRGPEPPTPSNHSTSPQSLSISVFSLSFSIENRHFNSSLEDPGSSYYQELQRNISELLWQIYKKEGFLGLFNIKFRAGSVVVESSLAFRKGATDAHRVQTQLEENKKEFAAYHLSISNVRAQHVSPLSSGQSGSGVPGWGIALLVLVCVLVAFAIICVIALTVCQCRRKNCGQLDIFPARDAYHPMSEYPTYHTHGRYVPPGSRRSPYEEVSAGNGGFASVNPSTSATSANL
- the MUC1 gene encoding mucin-1 isoform X4, translated to MTPGFQAPLFLLLLAALQHPAGTAQSTDTSFSTTSSASSLTTTPGHHSGQSPTTTPGHHSGPSPTTTPGHHSGPSPTTTPGHHSGPSPTTTPGHHSGPSPSTTPGHHSGPSPTTTTGHHSGPSPSTTPGHHSGPSPTTTPGHHSGPSTTTTPGHHSGPSPSTTPGHQSGPSPTTTPGHHSGPSPTTTPGHHSGPSPTTTPGHHSGPSPTTTPGHQSGPSPTTTPGHQSGPSPSTTPGHQSGPSPTTTPGHHSGPSPTTTTGHHSGPSPTTTTGHHSGPSPSTTPGHHSGPSPSTTPGHHSGPSPTTTPGHQSGPSPSTTPGHQSGPSPTTTPGHHSGPSPTTTPGHHSGPSPTTTTGHQSGPSPTTTPGHHSGPSPTTTPGHHSGPSPTTTTGHHSGLSPSTTPGHHSGPSPTTTPGHQSGPSPSTTPGHQSGPSPTTTPGHQSGPSPTTTPGHHSGPTGHHSGPSPSTTPGHQSGPSPTTTPGHQSGPSPTTTTGHHSGPSPSTTPGHQSGPSPTTTPGHHSGPSPTTTTGHHSGPSPTTTTGHHSGPSPTTTTGHHSGPSPSTTPGHHSGPSPTTTPGHHSGPSPSTTPGHHSGPSPTTTPGHQSGPSPSTTPGHQSGPSPTTTPGHHSGPSPTTTPGHHSGPSPTTTPGHQSGPSPTTTPGHQSGPSPTTTPGHHSGPSPTTTTGHHSGLSPSTTPGHQSGPSPTTTPGHHSGPSPTTTTGHHSGLSPSTTPGHQSGPSPTTTPGHQSGPSPTTTTGHHSGLSPSTTPGHQSGPSPTTTPGHHSGPSPTTTTGHHSGPSPTTTPRHHGVPTSTRSSASTSTATSGQHGGTSPTHIPPASTSHRGPEPPTPSNHSTSPQSLSISVFSLSFSIENRHFNSSLEDPGSSYYQELQRNISELLWQIYKKEGFLGLFNIKFRAGSVVVESSLAFRKGATDAHRVQTQLEENKKEFAAYHLSISNVRAQHVSPLSSGQSGSGVPGWGIALLVLVCVLVAFAIICVIALTVCQCRRKNCGQLDIFPARDAYHPMSEYPTYHTHGRYVPPGSRRSPYEEVSAGNGGFASVNPSTSATSANL